A genomic stretch from Bdellovibrionota bacterium includes:
- a CDS encoding S41 family peptidase: MRWGLESLGIMLIRIVIALGAISIAAPEMAFASDWDSTNLSTSSLEEYVNTERCYKNPDEFLGCIAAMNSLLREKNKVLSNNQIKNLASMKQTVLQIGPILIKNYEAPLVDFKSADSWEKFKVTNIQINNSWKQFYFSTIHYRLNIDQLLKETIALSQINNNKAKIGKAINAFYSASLDPHTYILPKVTWDATYAKSEEKLIGAGVYVKKLNEQYILQPMEDGSAERSGIKNLDALLKVDGRDVSNLGQEEVVALIRGVENTTVTLTVERKKQPVDIQVVRTAYQLKNIHSKILSDPLMPHKKIGYIKIARFNVTGVCTQFINAATNLRRQGAEVLILDLRSNGGGSVSEAVCIAEMYIDKNKIIVTKRDPATGEVIKEAGLHKSTKDAPLFNLYGKKPLYILQNADSASASELLAGSLVTYGRAIVIGERSFGKGTLQRSQNSFVTRIFTGMMMMKTVARFHFANGTSNQLHGIQPDILVHSKPDAKSADYFALREADLYPNVIVAAKAPVTFPKFAIDKINLCIKTRNMLSTEYSNPSSEVALDYQLLVAREAASCSFGRE; this comes from the coding sequence ATGAGATGGGGTCTAGAATCTCTGGGTATAATGCTAATTCGAATAGTCATCGCACTGGGAGCAATTTCGATTGCTGCGCCTGAGATGGCATTTGCTAGTGATTGGGATTCTACGAATCTCAGTACGAGCTCCCTTGAAGAGTACGTTAACACCGAAAGATGCTACAAGAATCCTGATGAGTTTCTAGGTTGTATCGCAGCGATGAACTCTCTTCTGAGAGAGAAGAACAAAGTCCTTTCCAACAATCAAATCAAAAACCTAGCTTCGATGAAGCAGACCGTGCTCCAAATAGGACCAATTTTAATAAAAAATTATGAAGCCCCCCTTGTGGACTTCAAAAGCGCTGATTCTTGGGAAAAATTTAAAGTAACAAATATTCAAATCAATAATTCATGGAAGCAATTCTATTTTTCTACAATACATTATCGCCTTAATATCGATCAACTCCTCAAGGAAACAATCGCCCTCTCGCAAATCAATAATAATAAAGCTAAAATTGGAAAGGCTATAAATGCTTTCTACAGCGCATCTTTAGACCCGCACACGTATATTCTGCCAAAAGTAACTTGGGATGCAACTTACGCCAAAAGCGAAGAAAAACTAATTGGTGCCGGAGTTTATGTTAAAAAATTAAATGAACAATACATTTTACAACCGATGGAAGATGGCTCTGCAGAAAGAAGCGGGATTAAAAATTTAGATGCTCTTTTGAAAGTTGACGGAAGAGATGTGTCTAATCTCGGCCAAGAAGAAGTTGTTGCTCTTATCAGAGGCGTTGAGAATACAACCGTTACACTCACTGTAGAAAGAAAAAAGCAACCCGTTGATATCCAAGTTGTAAGAACAGCCTATCAACTTAAAAATATTCATTCAAAAATTTTATCTGATCCTCTTATGCCTCATAAAAAAATTGGTTACATTAAAATTGCAAGATTTAACGTTACGGGAGTGTGCACGCAGTTCATTAACGCTGCTACAAATCTTAGACGTCAAGGGGCAGAAGTCCTTATTTTAGACCTAAGAAGTAATGGGGGAGGATCTGTCAGTGAGGCCGTATGCATTGCAGAAATGTATATAGATAAGAATAAAATAATTGTTACGAAGAGAGATCCTGCTACTGGAGAAGTGATTAAAGAGGCTGGCCTTCATAAGTCAACGAAGGATGCGCCACTTTTTAATTTGTACGGAAAAAAACCTCTCTATATACTTCAAAATGCGGATTCCGCTTCAGCGTCGGAACTTCTTGCCGGTTCGCTTGTGACTTACGGAAGAGCTATCGTGATTGGGGAGAGAAGTTTTGGAAAAGGTACATTACAGCGTTCTCAAAATTCTTTTGTCACCCGCATATTTACAGGAATGATGATGATGAAAACTGTAGCTAGATTCCATTTTGCTAATGGAACTTCAAATCAGCTTCACGGCATTCAGCCAGACATTTTAGTACACTCAAAGCCAGATGCAAAAAGCGCTGATTACTTTGCTTTAAGAGAAGCCGATCTTTATCCTAATGTGATTGTCGCGGCGAAAGCACCCGTAACGTTTCCTAAATTTGCCATAGACAAAATCAATTTGTGCATTAAAACAAGAAATATGCTTTCCACTGAATATTCAAATCCTTCTTCAGAAGTAGCACTAGATTACCAACTTCTTGTGGCACGCGAAGCGGCTAGCTGCTCTTTCGGTAGAGAGTAA
- a CDS encoding deoxyhypusine synthase family protein: MPTQTKAHTNVGPISQFIDHHYRHFNAAALKDAANGYKDHLNSGGKMFVTLAGAMSTAELGLSLAEMIRQDKVHAISCTGANLEEDVFNLVAHEHYVRVPNYRELTAADEEALLERHLNRVTDTCIPEGEAIRRVEKVILAKWAEYSKEKKSFLPHEFFYQILLEGSLKEFYQIDPKNSWLLAAAEKNLPIIVPGWEDSTIGNIFAGRIIEGKVDRTVMKTGIDYMIYLSKWYQEVEKKHSIGFFQIGGGIAGDFPICVVPMIQQDLEKDVRRWGYFCQISDSTTSYGSYSGAVPNEKITWGKLSKETPKFIIESDASIVAPLVFAYVLNQ, from the coding sequence ATGCCAACTCAAACAAAAGCACACACAAACGTCGGCCCAATTAGCCAATTTATCGACCACCATTACAGACACTTTAATGCTGCGGCCTTAAAAGATGCAGCGAACGGTTACAAAGATCACCTTAACAGCGGCGGAAAAATGTTTGTGACTCTTGCGGGTGCAATGAGTACGGCAGAACTTGGATTGTCACTTGCTGAAATGATTAGACAGGACAAAGTTCACGCAATTTCTTGCACCGGTGCAAACCTTGAAGAAGATGTTTTTAACTTAGTTGCGCATGAACATTACGTGAGAGTTCCCAATTATAGAGAATTGACGGCAGCAGATGAAGAAGCGCTTTTAGAAAGACATTTGAATCGTGTGACAGACACTTGTATTCCTGAAGGCGAAGCTATTCGTAGAGTCGAAAAAGTGATTCTGGCAAAATGGGCAGAATACTCCAAAGAAAAAAAATCATTCCTACCGCATGAATTCTTTTACCAAATTCTTCTCGAAGGTTCGCTAAAAGAATTTTACCAAATTGATCCTAAAAATTCTTGGTTGCTTGCGGCGGCAGAAAAAAATCTGCCAATCATCGTTCCGGGCTGGGAAGATTCTACGATCGGAAATATCTTTGCGGGTCGTATCATCGAAGGAAAAGTAGATCGCACAGTTATGAAAACGGGAATCGATTACATGATTTACCTTTCAAAGTGGTACCAAGAAGTTGAGAAAAAACACTCTATCGGATTCTTCCAAATCGGTGGCGGTATTGCGGGTGACTTCCCAATTTGTGTTGTTCCAATGATCCAACAAGATCTGGAAAAAGATGTGAGACGTTGGGGTTACTTCTGTCAAATCAGTGATTCTACGACGAGTTATGGTTCGTACTCAGGTGCGGTGCCGAACGAGAAAATCACTTGGGGCAAGCTTTCTAAGGAAACTCCGAAGTTCATTATCGAATCGGATGCTTCGATCGTGGCTCCATTGGTATTTGCTTACGTTCTAAATCAATAA
- a CDS encoding mechanosensitive ion channel family protein gives MENEVVNTITQVTTGDLIWGNPFVDWVRAAIIFAVVILASGAIKFIAKTIYKKHFSEKDDEITFRSFLFSNIAKLNFLVAIFIALYPAIISLVMPPRVDRIAKYLFIIAAFGQILIWASNTLELYGKKYLQQHPDSATAMNVFSLMWKIAAYTIILLVMLDQLGFNINALIAGLGVGGIAVAFALQNVLGDVFGSLAIIFDKPFKVGDVIQIGTFIGRVEKVGLKTTRIRSQRGEQLVFSNNEILKSTIQNYGDLQERRVSMLLGVTYETPFEILKKVPEVVREAIFSRKNTSVDHITLKEFAESSINFEVWYYIRITEEQAWPEIEHEINLEIVRLFEKEGISFAYPTRTVYTKSL, from the coding sequence TTGGAAAACGAAGTTGTAAATACAATCACACAAGTCACAACCGGGGATCTTATTTGGGGTAATCCTTTTGTGGATTGGGTGAGGGCTGCCATAATATTTGCAGTCGTTATTCTGGCCAGTGGAGCTATTAAATTCATTGCAAAAACGATCTATAAAAAACATTTTTCAGAAAAAGACGATGAGATTACATTCAGATCATTTTTATTTTCAAATATTGCAAAACTCAATTTTCTAGTTGCGATTTTCATTGCTCTCTATCCTGCAATCATAAGTTTAGTTATGCCACCAAGAGTGGACCGTATTGCTAAATACTTATTTATAATTGCGGCTTTCGGGCAGATTTTAATTTGGGCAAGCAATACGCTAGAGCTTTACGGAAAAAAATATCTTCAACAGCATCCTGATTCAGCGACAGCAATGAATGTGTTCTCACTCATGTGGAAGATTGCTGCCTATACGATCATACTCTTGGTTATGCTTGATCAACTGGGATTCAATATCAATGCCTTGATTGCGGGTCTTGGGGTCGGTGGTATTGCGGTGGCCTTTGCTCTTCAAAACGTGTTGGGCGATGTCTTTGGTTCACTCGCCATTATTTTTGATAAGCCCTTTAAAGTTGGCGACGTAATTCAGATCGGAACCTTTATAGGCAGAGTGGAAAAAGTAGGGCTTAAGACAACTAGAATTCGTTCGCAGAGAGGCGAGCAGCTCGTGTTTTCTAACAATGAGATACTTAAATCCACAATTCAAAACTATGGTGACCTGCAGGAAAGACGTGTCAGTATGCTGTTGGGGGTCACTTATGAAACTCCTTTTGAGATCTTGAAAAAAGTCCCGGAAGTTGTCCGCGAAGCAATTTTCTCTAGAAAAAACACGAGTGTAGACCATATCACTCTTAAAGAATTTGCCGAATCCAGCATTAATTTTGAGGTTTGGTATTACATCCGCATTACCGAAGAACAGGCGTGGCCAGAAATTGAGCACGAAATTAATCTAGAAATAGTCCGTCTTTTTGAAAAGGAAGGGATTTCCTTTGCCTATCCGACGCGCACGGTTTATACAAAGAGTCTTTAA
- the typA gene encoding translational GTPase TypA has translation MDLRNICIIAHVDHGKTTLVDHLLKQSDTFGAREQLDDRVMDSMDLERERGITISAKNAAIKKGDTKINIVDTPGHADFGGEVERILGMVDGACLLVDGAEGPLPQTRFVLQKALQRGQKVILVVNKVDRPECRGTTRVQEIVDQTFDLFIDLGATDAQAEFKILYACARYGWATENFDEVEDLIEGRKKGSLEPLFKAILSEIAPAKVDLKAPFQMLISNIGWNDFVGRLAIGRITAGQIKATDQMYRKGINSKGEPLDEKFKALKIFTYNGLKQVDAEVVQGGDIVAVAGSDEFQIGDTLTQDPNTKPLERIHVTAPTLAMVFSVNTSPFSGRDGEAVQSRKLRERLLREVRHNVAIKFGETEVPDQFRIFGRGELQFSILIEQMRREGVEIMVGKPIVLTEMIDGVKHEPLERLNLDLPEDYASDVTRMFQERKGVLVSYENAGSYSSSTGVKQRVRLEFDVPTRGLLGMRSKYLTATRGEGIMSSIVIGMTPWKGDMVHRTAGAMISDRTGTVTEYALQGLEDRGMMFVKPGVDVYEGMIIGEFNKDNDLNVNAVREKKLTNVRASGAEILVALKGVREMSLEKCLEWIDEDEWIEITPKEIRLRKKILAQNMRSIRRG, from the coding sequence ATGGATTTAAGAAATATTTGTATCATTGCTCACGTCGATCACGGGAAAACTACACTTGTTGACCATTTGTTAAAACAGTCAGATACGTTCGGCGCACGCGAACAACTCGATGATAGAGTAATGGATTCTATGGATCTTGAAAGAGAAAGAGGGATCACGATTTCTGCAAAGAATGCGGCGATCAAAAAAGGCGATACAAAAATCAATATCGTTGATACTCCCGGACATGCTGACTTCGGTGGAGAAGTGGAAAGAATTTTAGGAATGGTAGACGGCGCTTGTCTTTTGGTAGACGGAGCTGAAGGCCCGCTTCCACAAACTCGTTTCGTATTGCAAAAAGCTCTTCAGAGAGGCCAAAAAGTAATTCTCGTTGTAAACAAAGTGGATCGTCCAGAATGTCGTGGTACTACTAGAGTTCAAGAGATCGTGGATCAAACTTTCGATCTATTCATCGATTTAGGTGCAACTGATGCTCAAGCAGAATTCAAAATTTTATACGCATGCGCTCGTTACGGTTGGGCAACAGAGAACTTTGATGAAGTGGAAGACTTAATCGAAGGCAGAAAAAAAGGTTCACTAGAACCACTTTTCAAAGCAATTCTTTCTGAAATTGCTCCAGCTAAAGTTGATCTTAAAGCTCCATTCCAAATGTTGATTTCAAACATTGGATGGAATGATTTTGTTGGTCGTCTAGCGATCGGGAGAATCACGGCTGGTCAAATTAAAGCTACAGATCAAATGTACAGAAAAGGTATTAACTCAAAAGGTGAACCTTTAGATGAAAAATTCAAGGCTTTAAAGATTTTCACTTACAATGGATTAAAACAAGTTGATGCAGAAGTTGTTCAAGGCGGTGACATCGTTGCTGTTGCGGGTAGCGATGAATTCCAAATCGGGGATACATTAACTCAAGATCCAAATACAAAACCACTAGAGAGAATTCATGTTACAGCCCCAACACTTGCTATGGTGTTCTCAGTGAACACTTCTCCATTCTCTGGTCGAGATGGTGAAGCTGTACAATCTAGAAAATTAAGAGAAAGATTATTAAGAGAAGTTCGTCACAACGTTGCGATTAAATTCGGCGAGACAGAAGTTCCAGATCAATTTAGAATTTTTGGTCGCGGTGAACTTCAGTTCTCTATTCTTATTGAGCAAATGAGAAGAGAAGGCGTTGAAATCATGGTAGGTAAACCTATCGTGTTAACTGAAATGATAGACGGCGTAAAACATGAGCCGTTAGAAAGACTAAATTTAGATTTACCTGAAGATTACGCATCTGATGTAACAAGAATGTTCCAAGAAAGAAAAGGCGTTTTAGTTTCTTACGAAAATGCCGGTAGCTATTCTTCTTCAACTGGTGTGAAACAACGTGTTCGTTTGGAATTTGATGTTCCTACTCGTGGATTACTTGGAATGAGATCTAAATATTTAACTGCAACTCGCGGTGAAGGTATCATGAGCTCAATCGTTATCGGGATGACTCCTTGGAAAGGTGATATGGTTCATAGAACTGCTGGTGCGATGATTTCTGATCGTACGGGAACTGTGACGGAATATGCTCTTCAAGGACTGGAGGATCGTGGGATGATGTTCGTAAAGCCAGGAGTGGATGTTTACGAAGGTATGATCATCGGGGAATTCAACAAAGATAACGATCTTAACGTAAATGCAGTGAGAGAAAAGAAACTCACAAACGTAAGAGCATCGGGAGCAGAAATCCTCGTGGCCCTTAAGGGTGTACGTGAGATGAGCTTAGAAAAATGCTTAGAGTGGATTGATGAAGACGAGTGGATTGAAATCACTCCGAAGGAAATTCGCCTCAGAAAGAAGATTCTAGCTCAGAACATGCGTAGTATTCGTAGAGGATAA
- a CDS encoding nuclear transport factor 2 family protein, with the protein MTKQQKIEKVFNELNSENMELLYTFYDQFVLFEDPVGTHKGIDAVRKYYENLYKNVESIKFDFSNHVCDSNQCVSMWTMHLKAKNLNGGEPIAVIGNSFIKFDKDGKVIYHRDYFDMGEFIYERIPILKNIIKFIKNKLKE; encoded by the coding sequence ATGACTAAACAACAAAAAATAGAAAAAGTATTCAATGAGCTCAACTCAGAAAACATGGAGTTGCTATACACATTCTATGATCAATTTGTATTGTTCGAGGACCCCGTGGGAACTCATAAAGGCATTGATGCTGTGAGAAAATATTACGAAAATCTTTACAAGAATGTAGAGTCTATAAAATTTGATTTCTCTAATCATGTTTGCGATTCTAATCAATGCGTGTCTATGTGGACTATGCATCTCAAGGCTAAAAATTTAAATGGCGGCGAGCCCATCGCGGTTATCGGAAACTCGTTCATTAAATTCGATAAGGATGGCAAAGTTATTTACCATAGGGATTACTTTGATATGGGTGAGTTTATATATGAAAGAATTCCTATTCTAAAAAACATCATCAAGTTTATTAAAAATAAATTAAAGGAATAA
- a CDS encoding DUF1295 domain-containing protein — protein sequence MIAFKIISLGILASVVLMSMLWWISLKIKNAAIVDVGWGISVLIYCCFYFFGTDGLQAKEFLALMTVLIWSGRLSYHLYNDRIKGGKEEEGRYKKLREYFKTDISKKFFFFFQAQGLFNFVLCTPFLIIALNPSRQVKFLDLMAFALSYLAIFGETTADYQLKQFKKNPENKGKVCDVGLWGYSRHPNYFFEFLIWVGFFLMGVGEPYGFLGIVAPASILYTLLKFTGIPATEEQAVRTKGQLYKNYQERVSAFIPLPPKKF from the coding sequence GTGATTGCATTTAAAATCATTTCCTTGGGAATTTTGGCTTCAGTAGTGTTGATGAGCATGCTTTGGTGGATTTCACTCAAGATAAAAAATGCCGCGATTGTGGATGTAGGTTGGGGAATTAGTGTTTTAATTTATTGTTGCTTTTATTTTTTTGGAACTGATGGGCTTCAAGCAAAAGAATTTTTGGCGTTAATGACCGTATTGATTTGGTCAGGAAGACTGTCCTATCATCTTTACAATGATAGAATTAAGGGTGGTAAGGAAGAAGAAGGGCGTTACAAAAAACTCAGAGAATATTTTAAAACTGATATTTCTAAAAAGTTTTTCTTTTTTTTCCAAGCACAGGGATTATTTAATTTTGTACTGTGTACACCATTTCTAATCATTGCTTTGAATCCATCAAGACAGGTGAAGTTTTTGGATTTAATGGCGTTTGCACTTTCTTACCTGGCAATTTTTGGTGAGACCACAGCAGACTATCAATTGAAACAGTTTAAGAAAAATCCTGAGAATAAAGGAAAAGTTTGCGATGTGGGGCTTTGGGGCTACTCGAGACATCCAAATTATTTCTTTGAATTCTTGATTTGGGTGGGATTCTTTTTGATGGGAGTCGGCGAACCCTATGGATTCCTGGGAATCGTAGCTCCTGCTTCAATTCTTTATACGCTGCTTAAATTCACAGGCATTCCCGCTACAGAAGAGCAGGCGGTGCGCACCAAGGGCCAATTGTACAAAAACTATCAAGAAAGAGTTAGCGCATTTATTCCTTTGCCTCCTAAGAAATTTTAG
- a CDS encoding M64 family metallopeptidase → MKILIALTLLIMAMPAHAEWMIQRIVDGKGKVIEVESAKPTEIKISGDTLIKRHIHEQIAETSVIKKSNRFYQELVVSDEYFEKNFSDLPQLKIRKVSIGWPGSEVRTIVNQGPTANRIDLTIVGDGYTAEEKDKFFDDVARMTDDMFKGQTFATYLPLFNVHAVFVPSEESGLSDFVTKRTALGLYRNPKGSKRAIMPGNTSAIERAIALSPDADYPILIANDNYYGGLGGRYAISTRSVQTGTVVLRHELGHNFGEVGEEYDGGQVYSGANSSRSSNVPWKNWLKNGKLEVYESKFLSGNYLWKNLKEGSFKVTFNFPGPQYLYDIDISSVGWKTPQDVEVLLDGQVKELEGVWTEDRSFFKFANPETLSAGVHTIEIREKIKDGDNVLAFANIYAHPANLNKEKHFVGAFNTFYGPGQPSGFRPTYDSCLMRDMRSVDFCSVDKENMWRKFLGTVNLVDSYKVESTNNSDVLNLVTPPLSHLAVTISRNTTMGWVVVHTSTGSEKIVLPGKGQYKLDAVFAHPEVTGGDGEIKESFNFSN, encoded by the coding sequence ATGAAAATTCTAATAGCTTTAACTCTTCTTATAATGGCAATGCCTGCTCATGCAGAATGGATGATTCAAAGAATCGTTGATGGAAAAGGCAAAGTGATTGAAGTTGAAAGTGCCAAGCCAACGGAAATTAAAATTTCTGGAGATACGTTAATAAAAAGACATATTCACGAGCAGATAGCAGAAACTTCAGTCATAAAAAAATCGAATAGATTTTATCAGGAGCTTGTAGTTTCAGATGAATATTTTGAAAAAAACTTTTCTGATTTACCTCAATTGAAAATTCGCAAAGTTTCTATCGGCTGGCCGGGATCTGAAGTCAGAACAATTGTGAATCAAGGTCCTACGGCAAATAGAATTGATCTTACAATCGTGGGTGATGGTTATACGGCTGAAGAAAAAGATAAATTCTTCGATGACGTTGCTAGAATGACTGACGATATGTTCAAGGGCCAGACGTTTGCGACATATTTGCCGCTCTTTAACGTTCATGCTGTATTTGTCCCTTCGGAAGAATCGGGATTGTCAGATTTCGTTACAAAAAGAACGGCCCTTGGACTTTATAGAAATCCTAAAGGTTCAAAAAGAGCAATCATGCCAGGGAATACTTCGGCGATAGAAAGAGCAATTGCTCTCTCACCAGATGCGGATTATCCAATCTTAATTGCTAATGACAATTATTACGGTGGTCTCGGCGGAAGATATGCAATCTCTACAAGATCAGTGCAGACGGGAACAGTGGTTCTGCGTCATGAACTGGGTCACAACTTTGGCGAAGTGGGCGAAGAGTACGATGGTGGGCAAGTTTATAGTGGGGCGAACAGTTCAAGATCAAGTAATGTTCCTTGGAAAAATTGGTTGAAGAATGGAAAGCTTGAAGTTTATGAGAGTAAGTTTTTATCTGGAAACTACCTCTGGAAAAATCTAAAAGAGGGAAGCTTTAAAGTAACTTTCAATTTTCCTGGGCCACAATATCTTTATGATATTGATATCAGCTCGGTGGGTTGGAAGACTCCGCAAGATGTAGAGGTGCTTTTGGATGGACAAGTGAAAGAACTTGAAGGTGTTTGGACGGAGGACAGAAGTTTCTTTAAATTTGCGAATCCTGAAACATTATCTGCTGGTGTGCACACAATCGAAATTCGCGAAAAAATTAAAGATGGCGATAACGTTCTAGCTTTTGCAAATATTTACGCACATCCAGCAAACCTCAACAAAGAAAAGCACTTTGTCGGTGCCTTCAATACTTTTTATGGACCAGGTCAGCCCTCGGGCTTTCGTCCTACGTATGATTCTTGTTTGATGAGAGACATGAGATCTGTGGATTTCTGCTCTGTAGACAAAGAAAATATGTGGAGAAAATTTTTAGGAACTGTAAACTTAGTGGATAGTTATAAAGTTGAGAGTACGAATAATTCTGATGTACTTAATTTAGTTACTCCGCCGCTTTCTCATCTTGCGGTTACGATTTCTAGAAATACGACCATGGGTTGGGTTGTGGTCCATACAAGTACGGGCAGTGAGAAGATTGTTTTACCAGGAAAAGGTCAGTACAAATTAGATGCCGTGTTTGCGCATCCAGAGGTGACTGGTGGCGATGGTGAGATTAAAGAGTCGTTCAATTTTAGCAACTGA
- a CDS encoding TM2 domain-containing protein, whose amino-acid sequence MPNTHSLGVGYLLWVFGFMGAHRFYYGKTKTGILYFCTLGLLFVGWIVDVFLIPAMDREASFSYKEGEVNYTVAWILLTFLGIFGVHRFYMGKWITGILYLLTGGLFMVGYLYDYCTLNEQISAQNQTRVS is encoded by the coding sequence ATGCCGAATACACACAGTCTCGGAGTTGGATATTTACTTTGGGTTTTTGGTTTTATGGGCGCCCATAGATTTTATTACGGTAAAACCAAAACTGGCATTTTGTACTTCTGCACATTGGGATTATTATTTGTAGGCTGGATTGTCGATGTGTTTCTTATTCCAGCCATGGATCGTGAAGCGAGCTTTTCTTATAAAGAAGGCGAAGTGAACTATACAGTTGCTTGGATTCTCCTCACGTTTTTAGGAATTTTCGGTGTTCATCGGTTCTATATGGGAAAATGGATTACTGGAATTCTCTATCTTTTAACGGGCGGACTTTTTATGGTTGGTTATCTTTATGATTATTGCACTCTGAACGAACAAATCAGTGCCCAAAATCAAACTCGTGTATCATAA
- a CDS encoding DUF1343 domain-containing protein has translation MQLGIEVLLQDKKLLKYLKTKRVSLVCHPASVDHKLNHSLDLLQGKVKLTSAFGPQHGAKGDKQDNMIETADEIHPHYKIPIFSLYGEVRRPTLKMMDTFDVVLYDLQDLGCRIYTFITTLFYIMQECEKFQKEIIILDRPNPIGRGIEGMILEEGYESFVGAGPIPMRYGLTVGELAMWFKDHFKMNVNLKVVKMKGYSPTKKPGYGWPQDLAWVNPSPNAQTLTMARAYTGTVMIEGTHLSEGRGTTRALEIIGASDIDFPQVLKTMETMGKSWLRGCVLRLCNFEPTFHKHEKKLCSGIQIHTDDAFYNSTQFKPYRIVSLMLKAIKEVHPNYEIFRDFPYEYVTDKLAFDVINGGPKLREWIENRSAKPADLDKILQKDEKRWAKESRKFYLYK, from the coding sequence ATGCAACTTGGTATAGAAGTTCTTCTTCAAGATAAGAAATTATTAAAATATTTAAAAACAAAACGCGTCTCTCTTGTTTGCCATCCGGCATCTGTGGATCATAAGCTCAATCACAGTTTGGATCTCTTGCAGGGCAAAGTGAAGTTAACCTCGGCGTTTGGTCCTCAGCACGGTGCTAAGGGCGACAAGCAAGACAACATGATTGAAACTGCCGATGAAATTCATCCGCATTACAAAATTCCAATTTTCAGTCTTTATGGTGAGGTGAGAAGACCAACCCTTAAGATGATGGATACGTTTGATGTGGTTCTCTATGACCTTCAGGATCTTGGCTGTAGGATTTATACTTTTATCACAACGCTATTTTATATCATGCAAGAGTGTGAAAAATTTCAAAAAGAAATTATCATTCTAGATCGTCCCAATCCCATCGGACGAGGAATTGAAGGTATGATCTTGGAAGAAGGTTATGAAAGTTTTGTTGGTGCAGGTCCGATTCCGATGAGATACGGGCTGACTGTAGGTGAGTTGGCGATGTGGTTTAAAGATCACTTTAAAATGAATGTAAATTTAAAAGTTGTTAAAATGAAAGGCTATTCGCCAACAAAAAAACCAGGTTATGGTTGGCCACAAGATTTGGCCTGGGTAAATCCGAGTCCAAACGCGCAGACACTCACGATGGCAAGAGCTTATACGGGTACAGTGATGATTGAAGGTACTCATCTTTCTGAAGGAAGAGGGACTACAAGAGCCCTAGAAATTATTGGTGCTTCGGACATTGATTTTCCTCAAGTGTTAAAAACTATGGAGACGATGGGGAAAAGTTGGTTGAGGGGCTGTGTCCTTCGCCTTTGTAATTTTGAGCCTACATTTCATAAGCATGAGAAAAAACTTTGCTCGGGAATTCAAATTCATACGGATGATGCTTTCTATAACTCCACTCAATTCAAACCTTACAGAATTGTAAGCTTGATGCTGAAAGCCATCAAAGAAGTACATCCTAACTATGAAATTTTCAGAGACTTCCCTTACGAATATGTAACCGACAAATTGGCCTTTGACGTCATCAATGGCGGCCCTAAGTTGCGTGAGTGGATCGAGAATAGATCTGCTAAGCCTGCGGACTTAGATAAAATCCTCCAAAAAGATGAAAAACGCTGGGCAAAAGAATCTCGCAAGTTTTATTTGTACAAATAA